One Gymnogyps californianus isolate 813 unplaced genomic scaffold, ASM1813914v2 HiC_scaffold_31, whole genome shotgun sequence genomic region harbors:
- the LOC127028274 gene encoding LOW QUALITY PROTEIN: olfactory receptor 14I1-like (The sequence of the model RefSeq protein was modified relative to this genomic sequence to represent the inferred CDS: deleted 1 base in 1 codon) yields MSSNNSITEILLLAFADTRELQLLHFWLLLGIYLAALLGNGLIITIIACNHHLHTPMYFFLLNLSLLDLGSISTILPKAMANSLWDTRAISYTGCAAQVFFYLFFFAGEYCLLTVMAYDRYVAVCQPLHYGTLLGSRACVHMAAAAWGSVFPYAVLHTANTFSLPLCQGNVLHQFFCEIPHILKLTCSNAYLKEICLLVVSACLLFGCFVFIVVSYVQIFRAVLRIPSEQGRHKAFSTCLPHLAVVSLFVSTAIFAYLKPPSISSPWLDLVVTVLYSVVPPALNPLIYSVRNQELKDALKKLFEHRLFLCL; encoded by the exons atgtccagCAACAACTCCATTACTGAGatcctcctcctggcattcgcagacacacgggagctgcagctcttgcacttctggctcttgctgggcatctacctggctgcccttcTGGGCAATGGCCTCATCATCACCATCATAGCCTGCAACCACCacctccacacccccatgtacttcttccttctcaacctctccctccttgacctgggctccatctccaccattctccccaaagccatggccaattccctctgggacaccagggccatctcctacaCAGGATGTGCTGCCCAGGTCTTTTTCTATCTCTTCTTCTTTGCAGGGGAGTATTGtcttctcactgtcatggcctatgaccgctacgttgccGTCTGccaacccctgcactacgggaccctcctgggcagcagagcttgtgtccacatggcagcagctgcctggggcagtgtTTTTCcctatgctgtgctgcacactgccaatacattttccctacctctctgccaaggcaatgtcctgcaccagttcttctgtgaaatcccccacatcctcaagcTCACCTGCTCAAATGCCTACCTCAAGGAAATTTGCCTTCTTGTGGTTAGTGCCTGTTTActttttgggtgttttgttttcattgtggtgtcctatgtgcagatcttcagggccgtgctgaggatcccctctgagcagggacggcacaaagccttttccacgtgcctccctcacctggctgtggtctccctg ttcgtcagcactgccatctttgcctacctgaagcccccctccatctcctccccatggcTGGACCTGGTGGTGACTGTTCTGtattcggtggtgcctccagcattgaaccccctcatctacagcgtgaggaaccaggagctcaaggatgctcTGAAGAAACTCTTTGAACACAGactatttctttgtctttaa